Proteins encoded within one genomic window of Scomber japonicus isolate fScoJap1 chromosome 16, fScoJap1.pri, whole genome shotgun sequence:
- the spint1a gene encoding kunitz-type protease inhibitor 1a — protein MMNLLGALLILVVSLHSCTGQKTGEECLAEFKRGREDFVLDADESVKDGATFISSPKLDRYRDCVVACCKQPNCNVAFMERGEGEGTIKSCFLFDCLYKKKYACRFVRKKGYVNYILDTVYESYLEVNVPTNEADHPPVANAGQDRVVQPQDSVTLNGIQSKDDKGIASYQWKLLSEYPYAVIEKTSFADQIIVSNLSSGMYKFQLTVTDTIGQSDSTKISVLVLNPEESEHHCMAPKKAGPCRGSFPRWHYNAASELCEQFTFGGCRENLNNYLTKDECTNACYGTEKRGTGRGLPVPAPASEKCGAPCTAQQFTCTNGCCLDPGLECDSKPQCSDGSDEQKCQDLDNKFRILLQIPVEEQKVRCTELPDTGNCRDSFSKWYYNPIKETCLLFNYGGCQGNENRFETEEACLKVCRGVTEKDVFARKAEYERSVSDSQTGIIAIAVVLALAIVILLCILVYCFMKGRNKSSQHHRVPVSNVPVSTLEDREHLVYNSTTKPI, from the exons ATGATGAATTTATTGGGAGCGCTCCTGATCCTTGTGGTATCTCTACACTCCTGCACTGGCCAGAAGACTGGAGAGGAGTGTTTGGCTGAGTTTAAGCGTGGCAGGGAGGATTTTGTGCTCGATGCTGACGAGTCTGTGAAAGACGGAGCGACGTTCATTTCGTCCCCGAAACTGGACCGATACAGGGACTGTGTGGTGGCCTGCTGCAAACAGCCCAATTGCAATGTCGCCTTCatggagagaggggagggggagggcaCGATCAAATCCTGCTTTCTGTTCGACTGTCTGTACAAAAAGAAATACGCCTGCAGATttgtaaggaaaaaaggatacGTCAATTACATCCTGGACACCGTTTATGAGAGTTACCTGGAAGTGAATGTCCCCACAA ACGAAGCGGACCATCCACCGGTGGCCAACGCAGGCCAGGACCGGGTTGTCCAGCCTCAGGACAGTGTGACGCTGAATGGCATCCAGAGCAAAGATGATAAGGGGATTGCATCCTACCAGTGGAAATTGCTCTCTGAATATCCATATGCTGTCATTGAG AAAACCAGTTTTGCTGACCAGATTATCGTGTCCAATCTGTCATCTGGGATGTACAAGTTCCAGTTGACGGTCACAGACACCATCGGCCAATCAGACTCAACCAAGATTAGTGTCCTCGTCCTAAACCCCGAGGAGTCAGAGC ACCATTGTATGGCTCCAAAGAAGGCTGGGCCGTGTCGTGGTAGCTTCCCTCGCTGGCATTACAATGCCGCCTCAGAACTATGTGAGCAGTTCACATTTGGCGGCTGTAGGGAAAATCTCAACAACTATCTCACCAAGGATGAGTGCACCAACGCCTGCTATGGCACAG aaaaGAGGGGTACTGGTAGAGGTTTGCCAGTTCCAGCACCAG CATCAGAAAAATGTGGTGCTCCGTGTACCGCGCAGCAGTTCACCTGTACGAACGGTTGCTGTTTGGATCCAGGCCTGGAGTGTGACTCAAAACCACAATGTAGCGATGGATCAGATGAGCAGAAATGCCAGGACT TGGACAACAAGTTTCGGATTCTGCTACAGATTCCAGTGGAAGAACAGAAGG TGCGCTGCACAGAGCTTCCAGACACAGGAAACTGCAGGGACAGTTTCTCTAAGTGGTACTACAACCCCATCAAAGAGACCTGTCTCCTCTTCAACTATGGGGGTTGCCAGGGAAACGAGAACAGATTTGAGACTGAGGAGGCCTGTTTGAAAGTCTGCCgaggtgtaacag AAAAGGATGTGTTTGCAAGAAAGGCGGAGTATGAGCGCAGTGTGTCTGATAGCCAGACAG GTATCATAGCAATTGCTGTTGTTCTGGCTCTTGCTATCGTCATCCTTCTGTGCATCCTGGTGTACTGCTTCATGAAGGGAAGGAATAAGTCTTCACAACACCACCGTGTGCCTGTCAGCAATGTCCCAGTCTCCACACTAGAGGACAGAGAGCATCTGGTGTACAACAGTACTACCAAGCCCATCTGA